The following coding sequences lie in one Cotesia glomerata isolate CgM1 linkage group LG5, MPM_Cglom_v2.3, whole genome shotgun sequence genomic window:
- the LOC123265130 gene encoding uncharacterized protein LOC123265130 — MDTINKLVLIILFSYFAKEAIAAGPSAPQKNLTEEFIKNLRNSFPDLQKKLNTQSTPTLTGGSTNGAAGALAAGVLAKALGSTKGGTPKADDIPELIIEFLVKALVAGLKGLLTPVAILLIIILKVVEVLLNVVLWIVEVLLKTLLTGLGLGELGTSLVNTLNQVKDLVDTLLNTVEDLLEQLSYIKDIEKTTGTRVKRAIKDRAFDYAGRGSKKVGSTVYNRVLKPVVSPFEPILLPFKMISNFLNDKLFTDMNDTIDTIDPANRKRRDTAQFTLRQLWKGAKGSAKVGKFAGSTAISTATLPVTLPVKTVFLPVKAGLFPIKKIFGTMWKKFKG, encoded by the exons ATGGATACaataaacaaattagttttaattattttattttcatattttgcaAAAGAAGCTATAGCTGCAGGTCCATCTGCTCCGCAGAAGAACTTGACCGaggaatttattaaaaacctTAGAAATAGTTTTCCTGATCTgcaaaaaaagttaaacacTCAAAGCACTCCAACACTGACTGGTGGATCTACGAATGGTGCAGCTGGTGCGTTGGCTGCTGGAGTGCTTGCTAAAGCTCTGGGGAGCACTAAAGGAGGAA CTCCAAAAGCAGATGATATTCCTGAGCTAATAATAGAATTTCTGGTAAAAGCTCTAGTAGCGGGATTGAAAGGATTATTAACACCAGTAGCTATCTTACTGATAATAATTCTGAAAGTCGTTGAAGTGTTGCTAAACGTAGTTCTATGGATAGTAGAAGTGCTGCTGAAGACACTTCTCACTGGATTAGGTTTAGGAGAATTAGGAACATCGCTCGTTAACACTCTCAATCAAGTAAAAGATCTCGTTGATACTCTGCTAAATACAGTTGAAGATTTACTGGAACAATTGAGTTATATAAAGGACATCGAAAAAACTACTGGTACCAGAGTAAAGCGTGCCATCAAAGACAGAGCCTTCGATTACGCCGGACGAGGTTCCAAAAAAGTTGGCTCTACTGTCTACAACCGTGTATTAAAGCCCGTTGTTTCACCCTTTGAACCGATACTTTTACCTTTCAAAATgatttccaattttttgaaCGACAAACTCTTCACTGATATGAATGATACAATTGATACAATTGACCCTGCCAACCGTAAGAGACGTGACACTGCACAATTCACCTTGCGGCAACTGTGGAAAGGAGCAAAAGGCAGCGCTAAAGTTGGTAAATTTGCTGGGTCCACTGCAATTAGCACTGCTACCCTTCCAGTAACTTTACCGGTTAAAACGGTTTTTTTACCAGTGAAAGCTGGActttttcctataaaaaagatttttggTACAatgtggaaaaaatttaaaggttGA